The Pan paniscus chromosome 1, NHGRI_mPanPan1-v2.0_pri, whole genome shotgun sequence genome has a segment encoding these proteins:
- the LOC100990811 gene encoding fucose-1-phosphate guanylyltransferase isoform X2 yields the protein MRAVRRGVREGGAMAAARDPPEVSLREATQRKLRRFSELRGKLVARGEFWDIVAITAADEKQELAYNQQLSEKLKRKELPLGVQYHVFVDPAGAKIGNGGSTLCALQCLEKLYGDKWNSFTILLIHSGGYSQRLPNASALGKIFTALPLGNPIYQMLELKLAMYIDFPLNMNPGILVTCADDIELYSIGEFEFIRFDKPGFTALAHPSSLTIGTTHGVFVLDPFDDLKHRDLEYRSCHRFLHKPSIEKMYQFNAVCRPGNFCQQDFAGGDIADLKLDSDYVYTDSLFYMDHKSAKMLLAFYEKIGTLSCEIDAYGDFLQALGPGATVEYTRNTSNVIKEESELVEMRQRIFHLLKGTSLNVVVLNNSKFYHIGTTEEYLFYFTSDNSLKSELGLQSITFSIFPDIPECSGKTSCIIQSILDSRCSVAPGSVVEYSRLGPDVSVGENCIISGSYILTKAALPAHSFVCSLSLKMNRCLKYATMAFGVQDNLKKSVKTLSDIKLLQFFGVCFLSCLDVWNLKVTEELFSGNKTCLSLWTARIFPVCSSLSDSVTTSLKMLNAVKNKSAFSLNSYKLLSIEEMLIYKDVEDMITYREQIFLEISLKGSLM from the exons ATGCGTGCTGTGCGGCGCGGTGTCAGGGAAGGTGGGGCTATGGCAGCTGCTAGGGACCCTCCGGAAGTATCGCTGCGAGAAGCCACCCAGCGAAAATTGCGGAGGTTTTCCGAGCTGAGAG GCAAACTTGTAGCACGTGGAGAATTCTGGGACATAGTTGCAATAACAGCGGCTGATGAAAAACAGGAACTTGCTTACAACCAACAGCTGtcagaaaagctgaaaagaaaGGAGTTACCCCTTGGAGTTCAATATCACGTTTTTGTAGATCCTGCTGGAGCCAAAATTG gAAATGGAGGATCAACACTTTGTGCCCTTCAATGTTTGGAAAAGCTATATGGAGATAAATGGAATTCTTTTACCATCTTATTAATTCACTCTG GTGGCTACAGTCAACGACTTCCAAATGCAAGTGCTCTGGGAAAAATTTTCACTGCTTTACCTCTTGGTAACCCCATTTATCAGATGCTAGAATTGAAACTAGCCATGTACATTGATTTCCCCTTAAATATGAATCCTGGAATTCTGGTTACCTGTGCAGATGATATTGAACTTTATAGTATTGGAGAATTTGAGTTTATTAGGTTTGACAAACCTGGCTTTACTGCTTTAGCTCATCCTTCTAGTTTGACGATAGGTACCACACATGGAGTATTTGTCTTAGATCCTTTTGATGATTTAAAACATAGAGACCTTGAATACAGGTCTTGCCATCGTTTCCTTCATAAGCCCAGCATAGAAAAGATGTATCAGTTTAATGCTGTGTGTAGACCTGGAAATTTTTGTCAACAGGACTTTGCTGGGGGTGACATTGCCGATCTTAAATTAGACTCTGActatgtctacacagatagcctATTTTATATGGATCATAAATCAGCAAAAATGTTACTtgctttttatgaaaaaataggCACACTGAGCTGTGAAATAGATGCCTATGGTGACTTTCTGCAGGCTTTGGGACCTGGAGCAACTGTGGAGTACACCAGAAACACATCAAATGTCATTAAAGAAGAGTCAGAGTTGGTAGAAATGAGGCAGAGAATATTTCATCTTCTTAAAGGAACATCACTAAATGTTGTTGTTCTTAATAACTCCAAATTTTATCACATTGGAACAACCGaagaatatttgttttactttaccTCAGATAACAGTTTAAAGTCGGAGCTCGGCTTACAGTCCATAACTTTTAGTATCTTTCCAGATATACCTGAATGCTCTGGCAAAACATCCTGTATCATTCAAAGCATACTGGATTCAAGATGTTCTGTGGCACCTGGCTCAGTTGTGGAGTATTCCAGATTGGGGCCTGATGTTTCAGTTGGGGAAAACTGCATTATTAGTGGTTCTTACATCCTAACAAAAGCTGCCCTCCCCGCACATTCTTTTGTATGTTCCTTAAGCTTAAAGATGAATAGATGCTTAAAGTATGCAACTATGGCATTTGGAGTGCAAGACAACTTGAAAAAGAGTGTGAAAACATTGTCAGATATAAAGTTACTTCAATTCTTTGGAGTCTGTTTCCTGTCATGCTTAGATGTTTGGAATCTTAAAGTTACAGAGGAACTGTTCTCTGGTAACAAGACCTGTCTGAGTTTGTGGACTGCACGCATTTTCCCAGTTTGTTCTTCTTTGAGTGACTCAGTTACAACATCCCTAAAGATGTTAAATGCTGTTAAGAACAAGTCAGCATTCAGCCTGAATAGCTATAAGTTGCTGTCCATTGAAGAAATGCTTATCTACAAAGATGTAGAAGATATGATAACTTACAGGGAACAAATTTTTCTAGAAATCAGTTTAAAAGGCAGTTTGATGtag
- the LOC100990811 gene encoding fucose-1-phosphate guanylyltransferase isoform X3 has product MRAVRRGVREGGAMAAARDPPEVSLREATQRKLRRFSELRGKLVARGEFWDIVAITAADEKQELAYNQQLSEKLKRKELPLGVQYHVFVDPAGAKIGNGGSTLCALQCLEKLYGDKWNSFTILLIHSVSFQIYLNALAKHPVSFKAYWIQDVLWHLAQLWSIPDWGLMFQLGKTALLVVLTS; this is encoded by the exons ATGCGTGCTGTGCGGCGCGGTGTCAGGGAAGGTGGGGCTATGGCAGCTGCTAGGGACCCTCCGGAAGTATCGCTGCGAGAAGCCACCCAGCGAAAATTGCGGAGGTTTTCCGAGCTGAGAG GCAAACTTGTAGCACGTGGAGAATTCTGGGACATAGTTGCAATAACAGCGGCTGATGAAAAACAGGAACTTGCTTACAACCAACAGCTGtcagaaaagctgaaaagaaaGGAGTTACCCCTTGGAGTTCAATATCACGTTTTTGTAGATCCTGCTGGAGCCAAAATTG gAAATGGAGGATCAACACTTTGTGCCCTTCAATGTTTGGAAAAGCTATATGGAGATAAATGGAATTCTTTTACCATCTTATTAATTCACTCTG TATCTTTCCAGATATACCTGAATGCTCTGGCAAAACATCCTGTATCATTCAAAGCATACTGGATTCAAGATGTTCTGTGGCACCTGGCTCAGTTGTGGAGTATTCCAGATTGGGGCCTGATGTTTCAGTTGGGGAAAACTGCATTATTAGTGGTTCTTACATCCTAA